In Erythrobacter litoralis HTCC2594, a single genomic region encodes these proteins:
- a CDS encoding dihydrofolate reductase yields MIYARAANGTIGKDGGMPWHLPTDLKRFKRLTTGHVLIMGRKTFESFPDPLPGRRHIVLTRDEDWGADGAEVAHSRAEALQLAGEEPVAIIGGAEVYALFEQEAERIELTQIHAKYEGDTFMDAPGPDWREIARDEYEAEDGRPAFSFVTFLRAER; encoded by the coding sequence ATGATCTATGCCCGCGCCGCCAATGGCACGATCGGCAAGGACGGCGGCATGCCCTGGCACTTGCCGACCGACCTCAAGCGCTTCAAGCGGCTGACCACCGGCCATGTCCTGATCATGGGCCGCAAGACCTTCGAGAGCTTTCCCGACCCGCTGCCCGGTCGCCGCCATATCGTGCTGACGCGCGACGAGGACTGGGGGGCGGACGGCGCAGAAGTGGCGCATTCGCGCGCCGAAGCGCTGCAACTGGCGGGCGAGGAGCCGGTCGCCATCATCGGCGGCGCGGAGGTTTATGCGCTGTTCGAGCAGGAAGCCGAACGCATCGAGCTGACCCAGATTCACGCGAAATACGAAGGCGACACCTTCATGGACGCGCCCGGCCCCGACTGGCGCGAGATCGCGCGTGACGAATACGAGGCCGAAGATGGTCGACCTGCCTTCTCTTTCGTCACCTTTCTGAGAGCAG
- a CDS encoding 5-(carboxyamino)imidazole ribonucleotide synthase, whose translation MIKPGGTIGILGGGQLGRMMAIAAAQMGYRCIAYTPESEHVVGDVCHDVFTNKWDDAQAMAAFAQKCDIVTWEFENVPVGPLAPIEDRLAPHPRALETAQDRLNEKRFVEGLGGRPAPYATVDSRAELMQAVERIGTPGILKTRRDGYDGKGQWRITSERDAEGVSLPDVPCIYEGFVRFEAEFSVILARTAAREVAFWDSTVNVHEGGMLATSTLPPGDLIEGEVAEARELAKQVAEALNYVGVLTLEFFATKQGPVFNEMAPRVHNSGHWTIEGAATSQFENHIRAVCGLPLGDSRTVAPGVVMTNIVGKDANEAAHWLDDPATHLHLYGKTKARKGRKMGHATKLVWD comes from the coding sequence ATGATCAAGCCGGGGGGGACAATCGGGATATTGGGCGGCGGCCAACTCGGCCGGATGATGGCGATCGCCGCTGCGCAGATGGGCTATCGCTGCATCGCCTACACGCCCGAGAGCGAGCACGTGGTCGGCGATGTCTGCCACGACGTCTTCACCAACAAGTGGGACGATGCCCAAGCGATGGCGGCCTTCGCGCAGAAGTGCGATATCGTCACGTGGGAATTCGAGAATGTCCCGGTCGGCCCGCTGGCACCCATCGAAGACCGCCTTGCCCCGCATCCGCGCGCTCTGGAAACCGCGCAGGACCGCCTGAACGAGAAACGCTTCGTCGAAGGGCTGGGCGGCCGGCCTGCGCCCTATGCCACGGTCGATTCGCGCGCCGAGCTGATGCAGGCGGTCGAGCGGATCGGTACGCCGGGCATCCTCAAGACTCGCCGCGACGGCTATGACGGCAAGGGCCAATGGCGCATCACGTCCGAGCGCGACGCAGAGGGCGTGTCGCTGCCCGATGTGCCGTGCATTTACGAAGGCTTCGTCCGGTTCGAGGCAGAATTCTCCGTCATCCTCGCTCGCACCGCAGCGCGCGAGGTGGCGTTCTGGGACAGCACCGTCAATGTCCACGAAGGCGGGATGCTGGCGACCTCCACGCTGCCCCCAGGCGATCTGATCGAGGGCGAGGTCGCCGAGGCGCGCGAGCTGGCGAAACAGGTTGCCGAAGCGCTCAATTATGTCGGTGTGCTGACACTCGAATTCTTCGCCACCAAGCAAGGCCCTGTCTTCAACGAAATGGCCCCGCGAGTGCATAATTCAGGCCACTGGACCATCGAAGGCGCCGCCACGAGCCAGTTCGAAAACCACATCCGAGCGGTCTGCGGCCTGCCGCTGGGCGACTCCCGCACCGTCGCGCCGGGCGTGGTGATGACCAATATCGTCGGCAAAGATGCCAACGAGGCCGCGCACTGGCTCGACGATCCGGCGACGCACCTGCACCTCTACGGCAAGACCAAGGCACGGAAGGGCCGCAAGATGGGGCATGCGACCAAGCTGGTCTGGGACTGA
- the purE gene encoding 5-(carboxyamino)imidazole ribonucleotide mutase, producing MGGAKVAIIMGSQSDWPTMQCAAEVLDELEVAYDARIVSAHRTPDRMADFARGAEAEGFKVIIAGAGGAAHLPGMVAAMTHLPVLGIPVQSKALSGMDSLLSIVQMPAGVPTGTLAIGEAGATNAGLLAASILATSDDALAVRLKAWRAARSEAVAEKPE from the coding sequence ATGGGCGGAGCTAAAGTCGCTATCATCATGGGCAGCCAGTCCGACTGGCCGACGATGCAATGCGCCGCCGAGGTGCTCGACGAGCTGGAAGTGGCTTACGACGCGCGGATCGTATCCGCGCACCGCACGCCCGACCGGATGGCGGATTTTGCCAGAGGGGCCGAGGCGGAAGGCTTCAAGGTCATCATCGCCGGCGCGGGCGGCGCGGCGCATCTGCCGGGGATGGTCGCAGCGATGACGCATCTGCCGGTGCTGGGCATACCGGTGCAATCCAAGGCGCTGTCGGGCATGGATAGCCTGCTCTCGATCGTGCAGATGCCTGCCGGGGTTCCGACCGGCACGCTCGCCATCGGCGAGGCGGGCGCGACCAATGCGGGGCTGCTGGCTGCGAGTATCCTCGCTACATCGGACGACGCGCTGGCCGTGCGCTTGAAGGCGTGGCGCGCCGCACGCAGCGAGGCTGTCGCAGAGAAGCCGGAATAG
- the gpmA gene encoding 2,3-diphosphoglycerate-dependent phosphoglycerate mutase has protein sequence MPTLILVRHGQSQWNLENRFTGWWDVDLTEKGVEEAKAAGTLLKEKGVLPTVAFTSFQTRAIKTLHLALEEADRLWIPETKDWRLNERHYGGLTGLDKQEMRDKHGDEQVHIWRRSFDVPPPDMEPGHQYDPGADPRYDGIDVPTTESLKLTIERVLPYWESEILPVLASGETVIISAHGNSLRALVKHLSGISDEDITGLEIPTGQPIIYQFDDRMQPGERYYLKDS, from the coding sequence ATGCCTACTCTCATCCTCGTTCGCCACGGCCAGAGCCAGTGGAACCTCGAAAACCGTTTCACCGGCTGGTGGGATGTCGACCTGACCGAGAAGGGCGTCGAGGAAGCCAAGGCGGCAGGCACGCTTTTGAAGGAGAAGGGCGTGCTGCCCACGGTCGCTTTCACCAGCTTCCAGACCCGCGCGATCAAAACGTTGCATCTGGCGCTGGAAGAAGCGGACCGGCTGTGGATCCCGGAAACCAAGGACTGGCGGCTCAACGAGCGGCATTATGGCGGGCTGACCGGGCTCGACAAGCAGGAAATGCGCGACAAGCACGGTGACGAGCAGGTGCATATCTGGCGCCGCAGCTTCGACGTGCCGCCGCCCGACATGGAGCCCGGACATCAATACGATCCCGGCGCCGATCCGCGCTATGACGGGATCGACGTGCCGACCACGGAAAGCCTCAAGCTCACCATCGAGCGGGTGCTGCCTTATTGGGAAAGCGAGATCCTGCCGGTGCTGGCGAGCGGTGAAACGGTGATCATTTCCGCCCATGGCAACAGCTTGCGCGCGCTGGTGAAGCACCTGTCCGGCATCTCGGATGAGGATATCACCGGGCTCGAGATTCCCACCGGCCAGCCGATCATCTACCAATTCGACGACCGGATGCAGCCGGGCGAGCGCTATTACCTGAAGGACAGCTGA